In Streptomyces seoulensis, the following are encoded in one genomic region:
- a CDS encoding FdhF/YdeP family oxidoreductase, whose amino-acid sequence MATKPPKGDPVQDAPRTGEPKHAAAGLPAVGHSLRIAQQQMGARRTALTLLRVNQKDGFDCPGCAWPEPEHRHMAEFCENGAKAVAEEATLRRVTPEFFAAHPVADLAGRSGYWLGQQGRLTHPMYLPEGADRYEPVTWERAFDIIAEEIGSLGSPDEAVFYTSGRTSNEAAFLYQLFARELGTNNLPDCSNMCHESSGSALSETIGIGKGSVLLEDLYRADLIIVAGQNPGTNHPRMLSALEKAKAEGARIISVNPLPEAGLERFKNPQTPQGMLKGAALTDLFLQIRLGGDQALFRLLNKLILETDGAVDEEFVREHTHGYEEFADAAAKADWDETLAATGLGRAEIERALEMVLASKRTIVCWAMGLTQHKHSVPTIREVVNFLLLRGNIGRPGAGVCPVRGHSNVQGDRTMGIFERPAPAFLDALEREFGFAPPREHGFDVVRAIRALRDGEAKVFFAMGGNFVSASPDTEVTEAAMRRAGLTVHVSTKLNRSHVVTGARALILPTLGRTERDVQGGGEQFVTVEDSMGMVHASRGRLAPASPQLLSEPAIVARLARRVLPDSTVPWEEFERDYAAIRDRIARVVPGFEDFNARVARPGGFTLPHAPRDERRFPTATGKANFTAAPVEHPELPEGRLLLQTLRSHDQYNTTIYGLDDRYRGITDGRRVVLVHPEDARELGVADGSYVDLVGEWSDGVERRAPGFRVVHYPTARGCAASYYPETNVLVPLDATADTSNTPASKSVVVRLEARPEGRLEQSATD is encoded by the coding sequence ATGGCGACGAAGCCGCCCAAGGGTGATCCGGTGCAGGACGCGCCGCGGACAGGGGAGCCGAAGCACGCGGCGGCGGGACTGCCCGCGGTGGGGCATTCCCTGCGGATCGCGCAGCAGCAGATGGGGGCGCGGCGCACCGCGCTGACCCTGCTGCGGGTGAATCAGAAGGACGGCTTCGACTGCCCCGGCTGTGCCTGGCCCGAGCCGGAGCACCGGCACATGGCCGAGTTCTGCGAGAACGGCGCCAAGGCGGTGGCCGAGGAGGCCACGCTGCGCCGGGTCACCCCGGAGTTCTTCGCCGCGCACCCGGTGGCCGACCTCGCCGGGCGCAGCGGCTACTGGCTGGGCCAGCAGGGCCGCCTCACCCACCCCATGTACCTCCCCGAGGGCGCCGACCGCTACGAGCCGGTGACCTGGGAGCGGGCGTTCGACATCATCGCGGAGGAGATCGGCTCCCTCGGCTCGCCGGACGAGGCCGTCTTCTACACCTCGGGCCGCACCAGCAACGAGGCGGCGTTCCTCTACCAGCTCTTCGCCCGCGAGCTGGGCACCAACAACCTGCCCGACTGCTCCAACATGTGCCACGAGTCGTCCGGTTCGGCGCTCTCGGAGACGATCGGCATCGGCAAGGGCAGCGTCCTGCTGGAGGACCTGTACCGGGCCGACCTGATCATCGTGGCCGGGCAGAACCCGGGCACCAACCATCCCCGCATGCTCTCGGCGCTGGAGAAGGCCAAGGCGGAGGGCGCGCGGATCATCAGCGTCAACCCGCTGCCCGAGGCGGGCCTGGAGCGGTTCAAGAACCCGCAGACCCCGCAGGGCATGCTCAAGGGCGCCGCGCTGACCGACCTGTTCCTCCAGATCCGCCTCGGCGGCGACCAGGCCCTCTTCCGGCTGCTGAACAAGCTGATCCTGGAGACGGACGGCGCGGTCGACGAGGAGTTCGTCCGCGAACACACCCATGGCTACGAGGAGTTCGCGGACGCGGCAGCCAAGGCCGACTGGGACGAGACGCTGGCCGCGACCGGGCTCGGCCGCGCGGAGATCGAGCGGGCCCTGGAGATGGTGCTGGCCTCCAAGCGGACCATCGTCTGCTGGGCCATGGGCCTCACCCAGCACAAGCACTCGGTGCCGACCATCCGCGAGGTGGTCAACTTCCTGCTGCTGCGCGGAAACATCGGGCGTCCGGGCGCGGGGGTGTGCCCGGTGCGCGGCCACTCCAACGTGCAGGGCGACCGCACGATGGGCATCTTCGAGCGCCCCGCGCCCGCCTTCCTGGACGCGCTGGAGCGGGAGTTCGGCTTCGCCCCGCCGCGCGAGCACGGCTTCGACGTCGTCCGGGCCATCCGCGCGCTGCGGGACGGCGAGGCGAAGGTGTTCTTCGCCATGGGCGGCAACTTCGTCTCCGCCTCCCCCGACACCGAGGTGACCGAGGCGGCCATGCGGCGGGCCGGGCTGACCGTGCACGTCTCGACCAAGCTCAACCGCTCGCACGTGGTCACCGGCGCCCGCGCGCTGATCCTGCCGACGCTCGGGCGCACCGAGCGCGATGTGCAGGGCGGGGGCGAGCAGTTCGTCACCGTCGAGGACTCCATGGGCATGGTGCACGCCTCGCGCGGCCGGCTGGCGCCCGCGAGCCCGCAGCTGCTGTCCGAGCCCGCCATCGTGGCCCGGCTGGCCCGGCGGGTGCTGCCGGACAGCACGGTGCCCTGGGAGGAGTTCGAGCGGGACTACGCGGCGATCCGCGACCGCATCGCGCGGGTGGTGCCCGGCTTCGAGGACTTCAACGCCCGCGTGGCCCGCCCCGGCGGCTTCACCCTGCCGCACGCCCCGCGCGACGAGCGCCGCTTCCCCACCGCCACCGGCAAGGCCAACTTCACCGCCGCCCCGGTGGAGCACCCCGAGCTGCCCGAGGGCCGGCTGCTGCTCCAGACGCTGCGCTCGCACGACCAGTACAACACCACGATCTACGGTCTGGACGACCGCTACCGGGGCATCACCGACGGCCGCCGCGTGGTGCTGGTCCACCCCGAGGACGCCCGCGAACTCGGCGTGGCCGACGGGAGTTACGTGGACCTGGTGGGCGAGTGGAGCGACGGGGTGGAGCGGCGGGCGCCCGGCTTCCGGGTGGTGCACTACCCGACCGCGCGGGGCTGCGCCGCCTCGTACTACCCGGAGACCAATGTGCTGGTGCCGCTGGACGCCACCGCCGACACCAGCAACACCCCGGCGAGCAAGTCGGTGGTGGTCCGGCTGGAGGCGCGCCCGGAAGGGCGTCTGGAACAATCGGCGACCGACTGA